The Chitinophagales bacterium genomic sequence TTGACCATGGATAGTATACCCAGACACCATACTCTTCAGGATTGCGCCCGGCCAAATGTTTTTCTACCAATGCGGGGTATTCATCATCTTTGATCTTGACCTTAGGGTTGAGTATTTTAACCAGTTCCCTGAGTTGACCATCCAATTCATCAATTACTGTAATACTTTTATCAGAGCTGATGAGGGCCTCCAGCCTCTGTTTGGCACCCTGTTCTGTTAGCCTGTAAAAATCAGGTTGATACACAGTATTGATTTCTTTACTATTTTTGAAGACTTCTTGATTATTGTCTGACATGATCCGGAGAAGTATTAGTGTATATGTAACGTAAAAATGTCCAGGATACAAGGATAAAAAAATAAATAAATTCCGTTTTGTATATTTTTTTTCCTACATTGTACCTGATGCAAATGTAAAGCTAATTATTGCATTAAAATGGGAGACACAAAATTAGATAAGATCAAAGTGCTGTATGTGGATGACGAGGAACATAACCTGATGTCGTTCAAGGCTACTTTCCGGATCAAGTACAAAGTATTTACAGCCATCAGCGGTGAAGAAGCCATTAAAATAATGGACTCTGAGGCAATAGACATCATCATTACAGATCAGCGTATGCCCAATATGACGGGTGTGGAGTTCCTGGAAAAAATACTGGAAAAACACCCCGACCCTATGCGCATATTACTTACCGGCTATGCCGACCTGAATGCTGTAATAGATGCGGTGAATAAGGGTAAGATTTTCCATTACCTGACAAAACCATGGAATGAGGAAGAACTGGATATGACCATACAAAGGGCGTATGATATCTATAAGCTACGTAAAGATGAAAAAGAACTGACTGAAAAGCTGGGTGTTACCAATTCACAGTTAGAGTTCCTGCTCAGACAGCAGCTATTATCATAGTCCACGCAATAAATACTATTTTTACAACCCGGGAGCTACTTCCGGGTTTTTTAATAAAAGTTCATGATAAAGCTTAGTGTAGTCATCATAACACTAAATGAAGAAGCCACCATTGAGCGATGCATACAGTCTGTAAAAGATATTGCGGACGAGATCGTAGTGGTGGACAGCTTATCTACAGACAATACCGTAAGTATAGCTAAACAATTAGGTGCAAAGATTGTACTGCAACCGTTTACTGATTATGTAACCCAGCGAACTCTGGCTACAGAAGCCGCAGCAAACGACTGGATATACTCAATTGATGCGGATGAAGCTTTGAGCCCCGAACTTAGCCATAGCATACTGGCCGTAAAGCAAAACCCGCAGTATAAACATTATAATCATAACAGGTGTACCAACTACTGCGGCAAATGGATAAGGCATGGCAGATGGTATCCTGACAAGAAAACAAGGCTGTTCGACAGGACAAATGGTAAATGGGCGGGGTTAAAAGTGCACGAATATTGGCAGCCTGCCGGCAACAGCCCTGTTGGCAACCTGAAAGGCGATCTGCTGCACTATAGCTTCAACTCTATTTCTGACCATATAAGACAAATAGAAAAATTCAGCGAACTGAGCGCCAGGGCGGCCGTGGAAAGAGGTAAAGATTGCAGCATATTAAAAATATGGCTGGTACCTAAGTGGAAGTTCATCACCGACTACATTATCAGGGCAGGTTTTTTAGACGGATATTGGGGGTACCTGGTATGTAAGTTGTCATCAATGGAAGTAAGAATAAAATACGCCAAAATACGCCAGTATGCAAGCTGGAAAAGAGAAGGCAACATTTTTTAAAACCATTTTTACAACATTAAAAAAA encodes the following:
- a CDS encoding response regulator; translated protein: MGDTKLDKIKVLYVDDEEHNLMSFKATFRIKYKVFTAISGEEAIKIMDSEAIDIIITDQRMPNMTGVEFLEKILEKHPDPMRILLTGYADLNAVIDAVNKGKIFHYLTKPWNEEELDMTIQRAYDIYKLRKDEKELTEKLGVTNSQLEFLLRQQLLS
- a CDS encoding glycosyltransferase family 2 protein: MIKLSVVIITLNEEATIERCIQSVKDIADEIVVVDSLSTDNTVSIAKQLGAKIVLQPFTDYVTQRTLATEAAANDWIYSIDADEALSPELSHSILAVKQNPQYKHYNHNRCTNYCGKWIRHGRWYPDKKTRLFDRTNGKWAGLKVHEYWQPAGNSPVGNLKGDLLHYSFNSISDHIRQIEKFSELSARAAVERGKDCSILKIWLVPKWKFITDYIIRAGFLDGYWGYLVCKLSSMEVRIKYAKIRQYASWKREGNIF